Proteins from one Paenibacillus amylolyticus genomic window:
- a CDS encoding aldo/keto reductase family oxidoreductase encodes MRTIKLGSSTLEVPVVAVGCMRINSLDGKEAEHFVRSAMEVGANFFDHADIYGTGTCEEIFAEAVQMNPQVRENMILQSKCGIRKGMFDFSKEHILNSVDGILQRLKTEYLDVLLLHRPDALVEPEEVAEAFDQLEREGKVRHFGVSNQNPNQIELLQKYVKQPLVANQLQMSITNTTMIDSGINVNMENDAAVNRDGSILDYCRLHDITIQPWSPFQYGFFEGVFLGSDKFPELNAKIDEIAAKYDVSNTTIAIAWLLRHPAQMQPVTGTMNIERLQDCVKAGDVHLTRPEWYEIYRAAGNILP; translated from the coding sequence TTGAGAACCATTAAATTGGGCAGCAGCACACTGGAAGTACCTGTAGTCGCTGTGGGTTGCATGCGGATTAATTCACTGGACGGTAAGGAAGCTGAACATTTTGTTCGTTCTGCCATGGAGGTCGGCGCGAATTTCTTCGACCATGCAGACATATATGGTACAGGAACATGTGAGGAGATCTTCGCTGAAGCGGTGCAGATGAATCCCCAGGTTCGTGAAAATATGATTCTTCAATCCAAATGCGGTATCCGCAAAGGCATGTTTGATTTCTCCAAAGAGCACATTCTGAATTCGGTCGATGGCATCCTGCAACGTCTGAAAACGGAATATCTTGACGTTCTGCTGCTGCATCGTCCAGATGCTTTGGTTGAGCCGGAGGAAGTGGCTGAAGCCTTTGATCAACTGGAGCGCGAAGGCAAAGTGCGTCACTTTGGGGTGTCGAACCAGAATCCAAACCAGATCGAATTGTTGCAAAAATACGTGAAACAGCCGCTGGTAGCCAACCAGTTGCAGATGAGTATTACCAACACTACGATGATTGACAGTGGAATCAACGTGAACATGGAGAACGATGCCGCGGTTAACCGTGACGGTAGCATCCTGGATTACTGTCGTCTGCATGATATCACCATTCAGCCGTGGTCTCCGTTCCAGTACGGATTCTTCGAAGGTGTATTCCTGGGCAGCGACAAGTTCCCGGAATTGAATGCGAAAATCGATGAGATTGCTGCGAAGTATGACGTGAGCAATACAACGATTGCAATTGCATGGTTGCTTCGTCATCCTGCGCAGATGCAGCCTGTGACGGGCACGATGAATATTGAACGTCTGCAAGACTGTGTGAAAGCAGGAGATGTTCATCTTACTCGTCCGGAGTGGTATGAAATTTACCGTGCCGCAGGCAATATCCTGCCTTAA
- a CDS encoding GntR family transcriptional regulator, whose protein sequence is MKSTLDESQPIFHQIATMIMDDIVEGRLKVEEQVPSTNELSRFYNINPATARKGLQELVDKGIIYKQRGVGMFVAKGAREALLIERKQDFYEEYIKPLLEEARRIHMNEDMIIDLIRGKKDKESEL, encoded by the coding sequence ATGAAATCGACTTTGGATGAATCTCAGCCCATTTTTCATCAGATTGCCACGATGATTATGGACGATATTGTGGAAGGCAGATTGAAGGTGGAAGAACAGGTTCCCTCAACCAATGAACTGTCACGCTTCTACAATATCAATCCGGCTACAGCCCGCAAAGGACTGCAGGAGCTTGTGGACAAAGGGATTATATACAAACAGCGAGGTGTTGGGATGTTTGTGGCGAAGGGAGCAAGAGAAGCCTTGCTCATTGAACGGAAGCAGGATTTTTATGAAGAATACATCAAGCCTTTACTTGAAGAAGCCAGACGGATTCACATGAATGAAGATATGATCATTGATCTGATTCGCGGCAAGAAGGATAAGGAGAGTGAATTATGA
- a CDS encoding ABC transporter ATP-binding protein, protein MIHMEQVNYSYQETPVLKQVTLHESEPIISAIWGRNGAGKTTLMSLLAGHNRPDRGTVQIMGQDPYNNLAAQEHLCYIQENHPLGKNWTVNDMVTMGRYFHPQWNQELAERLIDMFELPAKKKIVKFSKGMKTAAQITLGLASNAKITILDEPTNGLDAEKRKFFYNALLESYEDNPRLILISSHHIEEIQPLCESLIVLQAGEVLFNQPMEEMREKGVLLTGRMEDVNRVTADVKVIESSRMGSTVKVMIDEPYSKMWKDIAQTQGLSIEKAALQDYLVNRTRKQEGVKP, encoded by the coding sequence ATGATTCATATGGAGCAGGTCAACTACAGTTATCAAGAGACACCCGTTCTGAAGCAGGTTACGCTGCACGAGAGTGAGCCCATCATTAGTGCCATCTGGGGAAGAAATGGAGCGGGCAAAACAACATTGATGAGTTTGCTCGCAGGACATAACCGCCCGGATCGTGGAACCGTGCAGATCATGGGTCAAGATCCCTATAATAATCTGGCTGCCCAAGAGCATCTCTGCTATATCCAGGAGAATCATCCCCTGGGGAAGAACTGGACGGTTAATGACATGGTCACCATGGGGAGATACTTTCATCCACAGTGGAATCAGGAATTGGCGGAGCGTTTAATTGATATGTTTGAGCTACCAGCGAAGAAGAAGATCGTTAAATTTTCGAAAGGCATGAAGACTGCGGCTCAAATTACATTGGGTCTGGCCAGTAATGCCAAGATCACCATTCTGGATGAACCCACCAATGGACTCGATGCCGAGAAGCGTAAATTCTTCTACAATGCGTTACTGGAAAGTTATGAAGATAACCCGCGTCTGATCCTGATCTCCAGCCATCATATTGAGGAGATTCAGCCTTTGTGTGAGTCCCTTATCGTTTTGCAAGCCGGCGAGGTGTTGTTCAATCAGCCTATGGAAGAGATGCGCGAAAAAGGAGTTCTTCTAACAGGGAGAATGGAAGATGTTAATCGGGTGACAGCAGATGTTAAAGTTATAGAGTCTTCCCGGATGGGATCGACTGTAAAAGTGATGATTGATGAGCCCTATTCGAAAATGTGGAAGGATATCGCTCAGACACAGGGACTTTCCATTGAGAAAGCAGCCTTACAGGATTATTTGGTTAACAGGACCCGTAAACAAGAGGGGGTTAAACCATGA
- a CDS encoding aspartyl-phosphate phosphatase Spo0E family protein codes for MERLDLMLRIEDARQLLYRMHMEYGSLLHPEVIQQSVVLDGLINQYNKVNVGKTLN; via the coding sequence ATGGAGCGCCTGGATTTGATGTTACGAATCGAAGATGCCAGACAGTTGTTATATCGCATGCATATGGAATACGGCAGTCTGCTTCATCCTGAAGTAATCCAGCAATCCGTAGTCCTGGACGGTCTTATTAATCAATACAACAAAGTCAACGTAGGAAAGACGCTCAATTAA
- a CDS encoding isocitrate lyase/phosphoenolpyruvate mutase family protein: MSTLEEKAVLFQQYHVKGKPLVLVNVWDAGSAQAIQSAGATAIATGSWSVAAAHGEQDGEAMPFHLVLANLARITASVDLPVTIDIEGGYGRLVSEVKQNILQVIDHGAVGVNMEDQLPTGLGLYTVEEQCLRLSAAREAAEQAGIPLFINARTDIFLQHAPEHHNHSLLEEALIRSNRYADAGASGLFVPGLQDHELIQELCERSPLPINVMVTSPEPSPKQLAALGVARVSYGPYPYLQAMEHLKELGQSILMRSSESS; encoded by the coding sequence ATGAGTACATTAGAAGAGAAAGCAGTGTTGTTCCAACAATATCATGTAAAAGGCAAACCACTTGTTCTGGTCAATGTGTGGGATGCCGGAAGTGCACAAGCCATTCAATCCGCAGGCGCAACAGCCATCGCTACCGGAAGCTGGTCCGTTGCTGCGGCCCACGGTGAGCAAGATGGCGAAGCCATGCCATTCCATCTGGTGCTTGCCAATCTCGCACGGATCACAGCGAGCGTGGATCTGCCTGTAACGATCGATATAGAGGGAGGGTATGGGAGGTTGGTGTCAGAAGTGAAGCAAAATATCCTGCAAGTCATTGATCATGGTGCTGTAGGCGTCAACATGGAAGATCAACTTCCCACTGGCTTGGGATTGTACACCGTGGAGGAGCAATGCCTGAGACTGTCCGCCGCCCGGGAAGCAGCGGAGCAGGCAGGAATCCCGTTGTTCATTAACGCCCGCACAGATATTTTCCTGCAACATGCACCTGAACACCATAACCATTCCCTCCTGGAGGAAGCACTTATACGTTCGAACCGTTATGCAGATGCAGGAGCCAGCGGTCTGTTTGTACCCGGTCTGCAGGATCACGAACTGATTCAGGAATTGTGTGAGCGTTCACCGCTGCCCATTAACGTTATGGTTACGTCTCCTGAGCCTTCCCCCAAACAACTTGCCGCACTGGGCGTAGCGCGTGTAAGCTATGGGCCTTATCCCTACCTGCAAGCGATGGAACACCTGAAAGAGCTGGGACAAAGCATTTTGATGCGTAGTTCCGAATCGTCATAA
- a CDS encoding transcriptional regulator, which yields MEPTTTIRDHLESYLKREQMSISHFSETSGINSGTLSNILNKNRPIAMQQLDRITSAMRLEEGYFYELYIDECFVHATPDWRRLGPFLHRCAELDKLDCIEEVIRLMMDNLSYIPLLFDVAEEFYQAGKFKPAILLYENIAESEKMQHSERLALCQYRLFRLGLTNDQQRNLIIAARFEYYVDRLDERYQLDALNELINAFGALHRWNKVQELADKLKVKASIHYEMNGRRKQEETKRPIVFYILYSYLAAGSACYHLKDYTGALKYVSLYSDNGWVRDPDQDEMVVMNQFQEWAEANRYIYHLMGGQFEVLPDYLAYISTKENEIFPALCDIVTAANRYDKDIDHVLKQYESYFTYQEQSNRIGKVSRQVTDDRYLRLLADLGAYYLKKDEFHLGIEFVLDSLRFSIEISSGRGMLRGVGLFEQYREFASETAKQQYKKIISEVQKLNEEKVGFADSYL from the coding sequence TTGGAGCCAACAACCACGATACGCGATCATTTAGAGAGTTATTTGAAGCGTGAACAGATGTCCATTAGTCATTTTTCGGAGACGTCGGGGATTAATTCAGGTACGCTGAGCAACATTTTGAATAAAAATCGGCCTATTGCCATGCAGCAGCTGGACCGCATTACTTCCGCCATGCGATTGGAGGAAGGCTACTTCTATGAGTTATACATAGATGAGTGTTTTGTGCATGCAACACCGGACTGGCGAAGACTGGGACCTTTTCTTCATCGCTGTGCCGAGTTGGACAAGCTGGACTGTATTGAAGAGGTTATTCGTCTGATGATGGATAATCTGTCCTATATTCCTTTGTTATTTGATGTGGCTGAAGAATTCTACCAAGCGGGTAAATTCAAACCGGCCATTCTTTTATATGAGAACATCGCTGAAAGCGAGAAAATGCAGCATTCCGAGCGGCTTGCACTCTGTCAGTATCGACTGTTCCGATTGGGGTTAACCAATGATCAGCAGCGGAATCTGATTATTGCAGCCCGGTTTGAATACTATGTGGATCGGCTGGATGAACGCTACCAGTTGGATGCGCTGAACGAGCTGATTAATGCTTTTGGAGCATTGCATAGATGGAACAAGGTTCAGGAGTTAGCTGATAAATTGAAAGTAAAAGCGTCCATCCATTACGAGATGAATGGTCGACGGAAGCAAGAAGAGACGAAAAGACCCATTGTGTTTTATATACTTTATTCTTATCTAGCCGCAGGAAGTGCCTGTTATCATTTGAAGGACTACACTGGGGCGCTTAAATATGTTTCTTTATATTCAGATAACGGCTGGGTGAGGGACCCGGATCAAGATGAAATGGTCGTGATGAATCAGTTTCAGGAATGGGCTGAAGCCAATCGTTATATATATCACTTAATGGGTGGTCAATTTGAGGTATTACCTGATTATCTGGCGTATATTTCAACAAAGGAAAATGAGATATTCCCAGCGCTATGTGATATTGTAACGGCGGCTAATCGCTATGATAAGGATATTGATCATGTACTCAAACAGTATGAATCCTACTTCACTTATCAGGAGCAGAGTAACCGAATTGGCAAAGTGAGCAGACAGGTTACAGATGACCGATATTTAAGACTTTTAGCAGATTTGGGTGCATACTATTTAAAGAAGGACGAGTTTCATTTAGGGATAGAATTTGTTCTGGATAGTTTAAGATTTTCTATTGAAATTAGCAGTGGGCGAGGTATGCTTAGAGGTGTCGGACTGTTTGAGCAATACCGGGAGTTTGCATCTGAGACGGCGAAACAGCAATACAAAAAGATAATTAGTGAGGTGCAGAAACTCAATGAAGAGAAAGTTGGCTTTGCTGATAGTTACCTGTAG
- a CDS encoding diacylglycerol kinase family protein has product MRQAMIISNPSSGKEEAEQYVSQVREILESQQYEVAVNETAGEGDATDFCLNACKEGCDLVISIGGDGTLHETINGMMDQKHRPRLGVVPLGTVNDFARALNISLDPEEAIRQLRSDQTHIVDIGKINDRLFANVVAAGSLAEALFSVSSEEKSKLGSFAYLKEGLKDLVNTPANQLTIEYDGQIWEGESPLFLAALTNSVGGFQKLSPDAEVDDGLIHCFVVRNISVFNSLTLGTSLFFGNLKDHKDVDYFTAKEVHVRSDEAIRTNVDGEQGPALPIHIRVLPRHIEVIVPEDI; this is encoded by the coding sequence ATGCGCCAAGCCATGATCATTAGCAATCCGTCATCAGGTAAGGAAGAGGCCGAACAGTATGTGTCCCAAGTCAGAGAAATTCTGGAGTCACAGCAGTACGAGGTGGCGGTTAACGAGACGGCCGGGGAAGGTGATGCGACGGACTTTTGCCTGAACGCCTGCAAGGAAGGTTGTGATCTGGTTATTTCCATCGGAGGCGATGGCACTCTGCATGAGACGATCAATGGCATGATGGATCAGAAGCATCGTCCCCGACTGGGCGTTGTACCGCTAGGTACGGTGAATGATTTCGCGCGTGCGCTGAATATCTCGCTTGACCCCGAGGAGGCCATTCGGCAATTACGTTCGGATCAGACCCATATCGTGGATATCGGCAAAATCAATGATCGCCTGTTTGCCAACGTGGTGGCAGCAGGTTCTTTGGCAGAAGCGCTATTCTCCGTATCCTCGGAAGAGAAGTCGAAGCTGGGCTCATTTGCATATCTAAAGGAAGGTTTGAAAGACCTGGTGAATACACCAGCCAATCAACTGACCATTGAATATGACGGCCAAATCTGGGAGGGAGAATCTCCTCTTTTTCTGGCGGCGCTGACCAATTCGGTTGGAGGATTCCAGAAGTTGTCCCCGGATGCTGAGGTGGATGATGGTCTGATACACTGTTTTGTTGTTCGCAACATTAGTGTGTTCAACAGCCTGACACTGGGTACTTCCCTGTTCTTTGGCAATCTGAAGGACCATAAGGATGTGGACTATTTTACGGCCAAAGAAGTTCATGTCCGCTCAGATGAAGCCATTCGCACGAATGTGGATGGTGAGCAAGGTCCTGCCTTGCCTATTCACATCCGTGTCCTGCCAAGACATATTGAGGTCATCGTGCCTGAAGATATATAA